From the genome of Halomonas sp. LR3S48:
CTGGCGAGCCTGCTCTACCTGGGCCATGCGCCGGGCGTGAAGGCGGCGCTGACGCCGCTGGAGAACCTCGCCTGGTACCAGGCGCTGGCCGGCCAGCGTGGCGGTGAGGCGGCTCGCTTGAGTGCGCTGGAGGAGCTCGGCCTGGTCGGTTTCGAAGACGTGCCGGCCGCTCAGCTCTCCGCCGGGCAGCAGCGTCGCGTGGCGCTGGCCCGGCTGGTGCTCACGCCGCGCCCGCTGTGGGTGCTCGATGAGCCTTTCACCGCCATCGACCGCGACGGTGTCGCGGCGCTGGAGCGGCGCCTGGTCGAGCATGCCCGCCGTGGCGGCAGCGTGCTGGTCACCACGCATCACGAACTGACGCCATGCGCCGAGCTACGTCGCATCCGCCTCGGTGGAGGAGGAGCCGATGCCGGTAACTGAAGGCTCATTGAGCGAGGAGGCCGCGGTGGTTGGCGAGGAACCTCGCGGCGGCCTCGCTGTCGCAGTATGGGCAACGCTTAAGCGGGACCTGGTGCTGCTGTTGCGGCGGCGCAGCGAAGTGCTGAACCCCCTGGTATTCTTCGCCATCGTCATTACTCTGTTCCCGATCGGCATTTCCCCCGATCCGGCGCTGCTGGCGGCCATCGCCCCCGGCCTGCTGTGGGTGGCGGCACTGCTGGCGGCCCTGCTGTCGCTGGACAGCCTGTTCCGGGCCGATTACGACGACGGCTCGCTGGAGCAACTGCTGCTGACCCCTCAGCCTCTGGCGATGCTGGCCCTGGCCAAGGTGGCCGTACACTGGCTGCTGACCGGCCTGCCCCTGGCGCTGATGGCGCCCTTGCTGGGGATCATGCTGGCGCTGCCGGCGGGCAGTTATCTCGTGCTGGCCGTCTCACTGGCGCTGGGCAGTGCCAGTCTCAGCCTGATTGGTGCCATCGGAGCGGCGCTGACGGTGGGGCTCTCGCGTGGCGGCGTGCTGCTGTCGCTGCTGGTGCTTCCCCTTTACATTCCGGTGCTGATCTTCGGTGCCGGGGCCGTCCAGGCGGCCATCTTCGGCGATGGCGTACTGGCGCATCTGGCGATTCTCGGCGCGCTGCTGGCGCTGGCCCTGATCCTTGCGCCGCTGGCGATCGCGGCATCGCTGCGCATCAGCATCAACGGTTGAGAGGTTGACGAGGCATGTGGGCCTTCATTAACAAGCTGCGTTCCCCCAAGTGGTTCTATGCCATCAGCGCCCGCCTGCAGCCCTGGTTCTGGGCCGCGGCGCTGATCCTGATCGTGACCGGTACCGTCTGGGGGCTCGCCTTCGCCCCGGCCGATTACCAGCAGGGCAACAGTTTCCGCATCATCTACGTGCACGTGCCGGCCGCTTTTCTGGCCCAATCGATCTTCGTCTCCCTGGCGGTGACGGGGCTGGTGTTCATGGTGTGGAAGATCAAGATCGCCGACATGGCCGCGACCGTGATGGCACCGCTGGGCGCCGCCATGACCTTCGTCGCGCTGTTCTCCGGCGCGGTGTGGGGCGTGCCCACCTGGGGCACTTGGTGGATGTGGGACGCGCGCCTGACCTCGATGCTGATCCTGCTGTTCCTCTACCTCGGCGTCATCGCCCTGCGCGGCGCTTTCGCCAGCCGCGACAGCGCCTCGCGCGCCGCCTCGGTGCTGGCCATGGTCGGCGTGATCAATATCCCGATCATCAAGTATTCGGTCGACTGGTGGTACACGCTGCACCAGCCCGCCACCTTTACCGTCACCGGACGCGCCGCCATGCCGATGGAGATGTGGCTGCCGCTGCTGGTCATGGTGCTGGGCTTCTACAGCTTCTTCATCGCCCTGACCCTGATGCGCACCCGCAGCGAGATCCTGCGCCGCGAAGCCAGCAAGCGCTGGGTGCGCGAGCTGGCCGAGGAGGTGAACTGATGGCTTTCGATACCTTCCAGGAATTTCTCGCCATGGGCGGGCACGCGCGCTACGTCTGGTCGGCCTGGGGGCTGACCGCCGTGCTGCTGCTGGGCGCCGTGCTCCACGCCCGCTTCGAGCGTCGCCAGGTGCTGCGCCAACTGCAGCGTCGCGTGCGCCGCGAAGCCCATCAGGCCGGGCGCGGCGGCGGGGCGCAACCGATTCGAACTAGTAGGGGTGAAAGCACCAATGAGGCCTAAACGCAAACAGAAGCTGTTCATGGTCCTGGGCCTGGTCTCCCTCGCGGCGATTGCCGTGGGGCTGACGCTCTATGCGCTGCGGGCCAATATCAACCTGTTCTTCAGTCCGATTCAGATCGTCGCCGGCGACGCGCCGTTCGAACGCCAGCTGCGTGCCGGCGGCATGGTCAAGGAGGGCAGCGTGCGGCGCAATCCGGACAGCCTCGATGTCGAGTTCACCGTGACCGACTATGTCGAGGACGTGCGCGTGCATTACAGTGGCA
Proteins encoded in this window:
- the ccmA gene encoding cytochrome c biogenesis heme-transporting ATPase CcmA, whose product is MSLRLQAQSLACERDDRWLFRGLDLDIRAGEIVRVEGPNGSGKTTLLKILSGQLADYEGELFWDDRPMRKARDAFLASLLYLGHAPGVKAALTPLENLAWYQALAGQRGGEAARLSALEELGLVGFEDVPAAQLSAGQQRRVALARLVLTPRPLWVLDEPFTAIDRDGVAALERRLVEHARRGGSVLVTTHHELTPCAELRRIRLGGGGADAGN
- the ccmB gene encoding heme exporter protein CcmB, with protein sequence MPVTEGSLSEEAAVVGEEPRGGLAVAVWATLKRDLVLLLRRRSEVLNPLVFFAIVITLFPIGISPDPALLAAIAPGLLWVAALLAALLSLDSLFRADYDDGSLEQLLLTPQPLAMLALAKVAVHWLLTGLPLALMAPLLGIMLALPAGSYLVLAVSLALGSASLSLIGAIGAALTVGLSRGGVLLSLLVLPLYIPVLIFGAGAVQAAIFGDGVLAHLAILGALLALALILAPLAIAASLRISING
- a CDS encoding heme ABC transporter permease — translated: MWAFINKLRSPKWFYAISARLQPWFWAAALILIVTGTVWGLAFAPADYQQGNSFRIIYVHVPAAFLAQSIFVSLAVTGLVFMVWKIKIADMAATVMAPLGAAMTFVALFSGAVWGVPTWGTWWMWDARLTSMLILLFLYLGVIALRGAFASRDSASRAASVLAMVGVINIPIIKYSVDWWYTLHQPATFTVTGRAAMPMEMWLPLLVMVLGFYSFFIALTLMRTRSEILRREASKRWVRELAEEVN
- the ccmD gene encoding heme exporter protein CcmD, giving the protein MAFDTFQEFLAMGGHARYVWSAWGLTAVLLLGAVLHARFERRQVLRQLQRRVRREAHQAGRGGGAQPIRTSRGESTNEA
- the ccmE gene encoding cytochrome c maturation protein CcmE — its product is MRPKRKQKLFMVLGLVSLAAIAVGLTLYALRANINLFFSPIQIVAGDAPFERQLRAGGMVKEGSVRRNPDSLDVEFTVTDYVEDVRVHYSGILPDLFREGQGVVVVGQLQRDGYIKADQVLARHDENYMPPEVSEALEAAGYSPADYQAKAAEVAERIEEREGASQN